The following proteins are encoded in a genomic region of Pseudomonas sp. Os17:
- a CDS encoding YggS family pyridoxal phosphate-dependent enzyme, which yields MSTIADNIARLAERIRSACQAVQRDPASVRLLAVSKTKPAAALREAYAAGLRDFGENYLQEALGKQQELADLPLSWHFIGPIQSNKTRAIAEHFAWVHSVDRLKIAQRLSEQRPAELPPLNICIQVNVSGEASKSGCTPTDLPALASAISALPRLQLRGLMAIPEPTEDRAAQEAAFAAVQALNNQLRDSLKLPLDTLSMGMSHDLEAAIAQGATWVRIGTALFGARDYSQS from the coding sequence ATGTCCACGATAGCAGACAACATTGCCCGGCTCGCCGAGCGCATCCGCAGCGCCTGTCAGGCCGTACAGCGCGACCCGGCCAGCGTCCGGTTGCTGGCCGTGAGCAAGACCAAGCCCGCTGCCGCCCTGCGTGAAGCCTACGCCGCCGGCCTGCGGGACTTCGGCGAGAACTACCTGCAAGAAGCCCTGGGCAAGCAACAGGAACTGGCTGACCTGCCCTTGAGTTGGCACTTCATCGGCCCCATTCAGTCGAACAAGACCCGTGCCATCGCCGAGCACTTTGCCTGGGTGCACTCCGTGGATCGCCTGAAAATCGCCCAACGCCTGTCCGAACAACGCCCGGCCGAGCTGCCGCCGCTGAACATCTGCATCCAGGTGAACGTCAGCGGCGAAGCCAGCAAGTCCGGCTGCACCCCGACCGACCTGCCAGCCCTGGCCAGCGCCATCAGCGCCTTGCCGCGCCTGCAACTGCGCGGGCTGATGGCGATTCCCGAGCCCACCGAGGATCGGGCCGCCCAGGAGGCCGCCTTCGCTGCGGTGCAGGCCTTGAACAATCAACTGCGGGACAGCCTCAAGCTGCCCCTGGACACCCTTTCCATGGGCATGAGCCACGACCTCGAAGCGGCCATCGCCCAAGGCGCCACCTGGGTGCGGATCGGCACCGCGCTGTTTGGCGCCCGCGACTACAGTCAGTCCTGA
- the proC gene encoding pyrroline-5-carboxylate reductase, with amino-acid sequence MNTTRIAFIGAGNMAASLIGGLRAKGLEADQIRASDPGAETRAKVTAEHGIQVFADNAEAIAGVDVIVLAVKPQAMKAVCEALRPSLQPQQLVVSIAAGITCSSMNNWLGAQPIVRCMPNTPALLRQGVSGLYATAQVSAQQRQQAEELLSAVGIALWLDQEQQLDAVTAVSGSGPAYFFLLIEAMTAAGEKLGLPRETAAQLTLQTALGAAHMAVSSDVDAAELRRRVTSPAGTTEAAIKSFQAGGFEALVEKALGAAAHRSAEMAEQLGQ; translated from the coding sequence ATGAACACGACTCGTATCGCTTTTATCGGTGCCGGCAACATGGCGGCCAGCCTCATTGGCGGCCTGCGCGCCAAAGGCCTGGAGGCGGACCAGATCCGCGCCAGTGACCCCGGGGCCGAAACCCGGGCCAAGGTGACCGCCGAGCACGGTATCCAGGTGTTCGCCGACAACGCCGAGGCCATCGCCGGCGTCGACGTGATCGTCCTGGCGGTCAAGCCCCAGGCCATGAAAGCCGTGTGCGAGGCCCTGCGTCCGAGCCTGCAGCCGCAGCAACTGGTGGTGTCCATCGCCGCCGGCATCACCTGTTCAAGCATGAACAACTGGCTCGGCGCCCAGCCCATCGTGCGCTGCATGCCCAATACCCCGGCGCTGCTGCGCCAGGGCGTCAGTGGTCTGTACGCCACCGCCCAGGTCAGCGCCCAGCAGCGCCAGCAGGCCGAGGAACTGCTGTCCGCCGTGGGCATCGCCCTGTGGCTGGACCAGGAGCAGCAACTGGACGCGGTGACCGCCGTATCCGGCAGCGGCCCGGCGTATTTCTTCCTGCTGATCGAAGCCATGACCGCCGCCGGCGAGAAACTCGGCCTGCCCCGGGAAACCGCCGCCCAACTGACCCTGCAAACCGCCCTGGGCGCCGCCCACATGGCTGTTTCCAGTGACGTCGACGCCGCCGAACTGCGCCGCCGCGTAACCTCGCCGGCCGGGACCACAGAAGCGGCCATCAAATCCTTCCAGGCCGGTGGCTTTGAAGCCCTGGTGGAAAAAGCATTGGGTGCCGCCGCGCACCGCTCGGCCGAAATGGCCGAACAACTGGGCCAATAA
- a CDS encoding YggT family protein yields the protein MIGLNTAAVYVLQTLGSLYLLIVLMRFVLQLVRANFYNPLCQFIVRATQPLLKPMRRIIPSLGGLDMSSLLLAILVQLALMALTLLLTYGTTGNPLQLLIWSIIGVTALFLKIFFFALIISVILSWVAPGSHNPGAELVNQICEPALAPFRRILPSMGGLDISPILAFMVLKLLDMLVINNLAAMTMMPDILRLLI from the coding sequence ATGATTGGATTGAACACCGCCGCGGTGTACGTGCTGCAAACCCTGGGCAGCCTGTACCTGCTGATCGTGCTGATGCGTTTCGTCCTGCAACTGGTCCGCGCCAACTTCTACAACCCGCTGTGCCAGTTCATCGTGCGGGCCACCCAGCCGCTGCTCAAGCCGATGCGCCGGATCATTCCCAGCCTTGGCGGCCTGGACATGTCCTCGCTGTTGCTGGCGATCCTGGTGCAGCTGGCGCTGATGGCCCTGACCCTGCTGCTGACCTACGGCACCACCGGCAACCCGCTGCAACTGCTGATCTGGTCGATCATCGGCGTGACCGCGCTGTTCCTGAAGATCTTCTTCTTCGCCCTGATCATCAGCGTGATCCTGTCCTGGGTCGCGCCGGGCAGCCACAACCCCGGCGCCGAGCTGGTGAACCAGATCTGCGAACCGGCCCTGGCGCCGTTCCGCCGCATCCTGCCGAGCATGGGCGGCCTGGACATCTCGCCGATCCTGGCCTTCATGGTGCTCAAGCTGCTGGACATGCTGGTGATCAACAACCTGGCGGCCATGACCATGATGCCGGACATCCTGCGTCTGCTGATCTGA
- a CDS encoding DUF167 domain-containing protein, with amino-acid sequence MSYFRWDGDDLILDCHLQPKASSDEFAGLHGERLKIRLTAPPVEGKANAHLMAFLAKAFGIPKSHVSLVSGELNRQKRVRLQAPKKLPELPGLARPA; translated from the coding sequence ATGAGTTATTTCCGCTGGGACGGTGACGATCTGATCCTCGATTGTCATCTGCAACCCAAGGCCAGCAGTGACGAGTTCGCTGGCCTGCATGGGGAGCGCTTGAAAATCCGCCTCACCGCCCCGCCGGTGGAGGGCAAGGCCAACGCGCACCTGATGGCGTTCCTGGCCAAGGCTTTCGGCATCCCCAAGAGCCACGTCAGCCTGGTCAGCGGCGAGTTGAACCGGCAGAAGCGCGTGCGCCTGCAAGCGCCGAAGAAACTCCCCGAGCTACCGGGGCTGGCGCGTCCCGCCTGA
- the metX gene encoding homoserine O-succinyltransferase MetX — MPTAFPPDSVGLVTPQLAHFSEPLALACGRSLPAYDLIYETYGQLNASASNAVLICHALSGHHHAAGYHSVDDRKPGWWDSCIGPGKPIDTNKFFVVSLNNLGGCNGSTGPSSLNPETGKPFGADFPVLTVEDWVHSQARLADRLGISQWAAVIGGSLGGMQALQWTITYPDRVRHCLAIASAPKLSAQNIAFNEVARQAILTDPEFHGGSFQEQGVIPKRGLMLARMVGHITYLSDDSMGEKFGRGLKSEKLNYDFHSVEFQVESYLRYQGEEFSGRFDANTYLLMTKALDYFDPAANFDDDLAKTFANASAKFCVMSFTTDWRFSPARSRELVDALMAARKDVCYLEIDAPQGHDAFLIPIPRYLQAFSHYMNRITL, encoded by the coding sequence ATGCCAACTGCCTTCCCCCCCGATTCTGTTGGTCTGGTCACACCGCAACTGGCCCACTTCAGCGAACCCCTGGCCCTGGCCTGCGGGCGCTCGCTGCCAGCCTACGACCTGATCTATGAAACCTACGGCCAGCTCAACGCCAGCGCCAGCAACGCGGTGCTGATCTGCCACGCCCTGTCCGGCCATCATCACGCCGCCGGCTACCACAGCGTCGATGACCGCAAGCCCGGTTGGTGGGACAGCTGCATCGGTCCCGGCAAGCCCATCGATACCAACAAGTTCTTCGTGGTCAGCCTCAACAACCTCGGCGGTTGCAACGGCTCAACCGGCCCCAGCAGCCTCAACCCGGAAACCGGCAAGCCGTTCGGCGCCGACTTCCCGGTGCTCACCGTGGAAGACTGGGTGCACAGCCAGGCGCGCCTGGCGGACCGCCTGGGCATCAGCCAGTGGGCGGCGGTGATCGGCGGCAGCCTGGGCGGCATGCAGGCCCTGCAATGGACCATCACCTACCCGGACCGGGTACGGCATTGCCTGGCCATCGCCTCGGCGCCCAAGCTCTCGGCGCAGAACATCGCCTTCAACGAAGTGGCGCGCCAGGCGATCCTCACCGACCCCGAGTTCCACGGTGGCTCGTTCCAGGAACAGGGCGTGATTCCCAAGCGCGGGCTGATGCTGGCGCGCATGGTGGGGCACATCACCTACCTGTCCGACGATTCCATGGGCGAGAAATTCGGCCGCGGCCTCAAGAGCGAGAAGCTCAACTACGACTTCCACAGCGTCGAGTTCCAGGTGGAAAGCTACCTGCGCTACCAGGGCGAGGAGTTCTCCGGGCGGTTCGACGCCAACACCTACCTGCTGATGACCAAGGCCCTGGACTATTTCGACCCGGCGGCGAACTTCGACGACGACCTGGCCAAGACCTTCGCCAACGCCAGCGCCAAGTTCTGCGTGATGTCCTTCACCACCGACTGGCGCTTCTCCCCGGCCCGCTCCCGGGAGTTGGTGGACGCGCTGATGGCCGCGCGCAAGGACGTCTGCTACCTGGAGATCGACGCACCCCAGGGGCACGACGCCTTCCTGATTCCGATCCCGCGCTACCTGCAGGCCTTTAGTCACTACATGAACCGCATAACGCTGTGA